Proteins from a genomic interval of Candidatus Rubidus massiliensis:
- the otsA gene encoding Trehalose-phosphate synthase → MEKKDYQRLVIISNRLPISIVKENNEITIKPSSGGLVSAMEPILRNRGGVWIGWSGSFDIENKEIKETLKKIDKGYTFENINLTPDEVDLFYHGFSNEVIWPLFHDLITQCHFLSDYWEMYLKVNKKYAETIISNNQPNDFIWVHDYQLMYVGSHLRQLGSSSYLSFFLHIPFPAIDIYLKLPWRFQIIRALLEYDLIGFQTQRDLKNFIQCVRALVKEARFKTIKGMHICFLDGREIRISAFPIGIDYKQFATEASSNDIAKSVSIKEVNWLNQKLILSVDRLDYSKGIPLRLSAIRLFLEKYPSFHKKVVFLQVVIPSRIDIPKYQELKEEIDRLVGEINSKFTNLDWVPIHYMFTSIPKPELLACYRLASVGLITPIKDGMNLVAKEFIASNTSDLGVLVLSEFAGAAAQMHEYALMVNPFDEEITCEAIFKALTMEDNEKRRRMRCLKKNTKKYDIYWWVSEFLKASIAKNLQDFPIVNEYIPRDDLEIL, encoded by the coding sequence ATGGAAAAAAAAGATTATCAGCGTTTAGTTATCATTTCAAATCGCTTACCAATCTCTATAGTAAAAGAAAATAATGAGATCACAATAAAACCAAGTTCTGGTGGTTTAGTTAGTGCGATGGAGCCTATTTTGCGAAATCGGGGAGGGGTTTGGATCGGATGGTCTGGTTCTTTCGATATTGAAAATAAGGAAATTAAAGAAACATTAAAAAAAATCGACAAAGGTTACACCTTTGAAAATATAAATTTAACACCTGATGAAGTTGATTTATTTTATCATGGATTTTCTAACGAAGTCATTTGGCCTTTATTTCACGATTTGATTACACAATGTCATTTTTTGTCAGACTATTGGGAAATGTATCTAAAGGTAAACAAGAAATACGCAGAAACAATAATCTCAAACAATCAACCGAACGATTTTATTTGGGTCCATGATTATCAATTAATGTATGTAGGTTCTCATTTAAGACAATTGGGTTCTTCTTCCTACTTAAGTTTTTTTTTACATATTCCTTTTCCAGCGATCGATATTTATTTAAAACTACCATGGAGATTTCAAATCATTCGTGCTCTTCTTGAATATGACCTTATAGGATTTCAAACGCAAAGAGATCTAAAAAACTTTATTCAATGTGTTAGAGCTTTGGTAAAGGAGGCAAGGTTTAAAACGATTAAAGGGATGCATATTTGTTTTTTAGATGGACGGGAGATTCGTATAAGTGCATTTCCAATTGGAATTGATTATAAACAGTTTGCCACGGAAGCTTCTTCTAATGATATTGCTAAAAGTGTGTCGATTAAAGAAGTTAATTGGCTAAATCAAAAATTAATTTTATCTGTTGATCGATTAGATTATTCAAAAGGAATTCCGCTTCGATTATCAGCCATAAGGCTTTTTTTAGAAAAATATCCCTCTTTTCACAAAAAAGTTGTCTTTTTGCAAGTTGTTATTCCAAGTCGTATAGATATTCCTAAATATCAAGAATTAAAAGAAGAAATCGATCGATTGGTGGGTGAAATTAATAGTAAATTTACAAATTTAGATTGGGTTCCGATCCACTATATGTTTACATCGATACCAAAGCCTGAGCTTTTAGCTTGTTATCGGCTAGCAAGTGTTGGATTAATTACTCCAATTAAAGATGGGATGAATTTAGTGGCTAAAGAATTTATAGCTTCCAATACCTCAGATTTAGGTGTTTTGGTATTAAGTGAATTCGCAGGTGCTGCGGCTCAAATGCATGAATACGCCCTAATGGTTAATCCCTTTGATGAAGAAATAACTTGTGAAGCCATTTTTAAAGCTCTTACTATGGAGGATAATGAAAAAAGAAGGCGAATGCGTTGCTTAAAGAAAAATACAAAAAAATATGACATTTATTGGTGGGTTAGTGAATTTTTGAAAGCCTCAATAGCTAAAAATTTGCAAGATTTTCCTATCGTAAATGAATACATTCCTCGAGATGATCTTGAAATATTATAA
- the serS gene encoding Serine--tRNA ligase: protein MLDIKLIRKDPKIIEELLQRKIPDISLTSIVELDHRIRSNKTKSEALKSTKNDLSKKIGEAKRAKQEAQHLVDEVNVLSEKIKNLDEELSDLEKQFHTEMASLPNIPLEEIKVSHDPKENVMLHEFGKKREFHFPFKNHVELNEKLHLFDFKRGAKISGTGWPVYRNLGARLEWALLQYMLEIQIKNGFMQWIPPLLVRQESVYESGQLPKFENQQFKIKDEDYHLYLIPTAEVPLNAMHADEIIEQPELPLQYVAYTPCFRREAGAAGSQERGLIRMHQFNKVEMFCFTQPEESENTFQKMVKNAEEVLQGLELHYRTMLLVTGDMSFAAAKTIDIEVYLPGQNRYYEVSSVSNCTDYQSRRSNIRFRNAEGKLEFVHTLNGSGLATSRLMVALLENNQNEDGSISIPKVLQKYLGGIDKITP from the coding sequence ATGTTAGATATAAAACTAATTCGAAAAGATCCAAAAATTATTGAAGAATTGTTACAAAGAAAAATTCCTGATATTTCTTTAACTTCTATTGTAGAGCTTGATCATCGCATTCGCTCTAACAAAACGAAAAGTGAAGCCTTGAAATCAACTAAAAATGACTTATCAAAAAAAATTGGTGAAGCAAAAAGAGCCAAGCAAGAGGCTCAACATTTGGTTGATGAAGTAAATGTTCTTTCTGAAAAAATTAAAAACTTAGACGAAGAGCTAAGTGATTTAGAAAAGCAATTTCACACAGAAATGGCAAGTTTACCAAATATACCCTTAGAAGAGATTAAAGTTTCTCACGACCCAAAAGAAAATGTTATGCTCCATGAATTTGGCAAAAAAAGAGAATTTCATTTTCCTTTTAAAAATCACGTAGAATTAAATGAAAAACTTCATTTATTCGATTTCAAAAGAGGGGCAAAAATTTCTGGAACTGGGTGGCCTGTCTATCGCAACTTAGGCGCTAGATTGGAGTGGGCTTTACTTCAATATATGCTAGAAATTCAAATTAAAAATGGTTTTATGCAATGGATTCCCCCTTTACTTGTAAGACAAGAAAGTGTGTATGAATCTGGCCAACTGCCAAAATTTGAAAACCAGCAATTTAAAATTAAGGATGAAGACTACCATCTTTATCTCATACCAACAGCTGAAGTTCCTTTAAATGCCATGCATGCGGATGAAATAATTGAACAGCCGGAATTGCCACTTCAGTATGTAGCGTATACTCCTTGTTTTAGAAGGGAAGCTGGCGCTGCTGGATCACAAGAAAGAGGCCTAATTCGGATGCACCAATTTAACAAAGTTGAAATGTTTTGTTTTACTCAACCAGAAGAGAGTGAGAACACTTTTCAAAAAATGGTTAAAAATGCGGAAGAAGTTTTACAAGGTTTAGAACTTCATTATCGCACAATGCTTTTAGTTACTGGGGATATGTCTTTTGCTGCAGCAAAAACTATTGATATTGAGGTTTATTTACCTGGGCAAAATCGTTATTACGAAGTATCTTCTGTTTCTAATTGTACAGATTATCAATCTCGCAGATCAAACATTCGCTTTAGAAATGCCGAAGGGAAATTAGAATTTGTCCATACTTTAAACGGATCTGGACTTGCGACTTCCCGATTAATGGTTGCTTTGCTTGAAAATAATCAAAATGAAGATGGATCTATTTCAATTCCTAAAGTATTGCAAAAGTATTTAGGTGGAATTGATAAAATTACCCCTTAA
- the smc gene encoding Chromosome partition protein Smc, whose amino-acid sequence MSLKRIEISGFKSFADKTVIDFSEGVTAIVGPNGCGKSNIADAFRWVLGEQSAKSLRGNKLDIIFAGTSQRKLLNYAEVSITLSNEDGKLPSDYSEITVTRKVYRNGDSEYLINKNQVRLKDVQNLFLDSGIGKTAFSIFEQGKIDQVIHYSPLERRAIFEEAAGILRFLQRKKEALAKLEQADLNLDRVKDIHVEVEKQMVTLEKQASKAIEFKEAKQELEWLEISLLVAKFDNSEKKIASLENKKKAHEKEVSMTQDAIVLAKKVQLEEKEKLASLEDQYQKIQQKVFQSQSSKEISIRENKISENQLKEIINQEKKCEIDLKNLEIQERTWKKELEDLHKKQKNFEEEICKLENSNKDQKAIVNSLDSSITQLRKEQQNYQQQLFRCTQEVSKYESELRQIGIRLDNVAEKRKSHIDKQSKITNLSEELSKDLTNQQTTLKSLSQTIDEKKIILKSLDDQLSEATTFIQEQQRLSQALTSSITEQKSRQKVLLKLKQELEGFSVGSKKIIQASKDSKNTLFEKVFPLYECIQSKKKGEQLLATALKNYTQTLVVQTKEHLEEVIEFAKKNGCKEYSLLCLDLLVKKTTVSSENSLKSYIKSKNCPHFFNDITIFHSLVEALNQKNCDFVTEDGFNCDSKGFLFFCEQSENNVFTREVELQELEEEIIKHEANRKTIEELLAKAIKNKTVQQNNRSELDREIRKIEMKLIESNFGVQRCQADLEKAKKDLELLKEEQISILKTENTYIEEKKQIEQLLEKAKKTKEEEQKKFSIFSKNLEENSSHLKLEQKKLQEKSGIYYRTLEESKKNQHAIHILKIKGEENSRLQERLKKEKMQMEEALVAIKIKKKNCDETIITIENELNQTKQELEAILEQIKFLKNSSEKVQKNLEIYYDKQRKEEQELNQTQQSISHLLSQIAQFKEDLKERYHIKEEEFQEPKYRLEKSIEVTEKIVRQLRQKIDEAKDINMTSIEEYDSYRERHQFLKNQVEDLNNSKQEIVKVIAQLDTESRKIFKQTFFTIRENFQKNFKILFNGGEADLQFIESNDVLEAGIEIIAKPPGKQMRSIQLLSGGEKCLTAMALLFAIFEVKSSPFCLLDEIDAPLDDANVERFTKVVRQFIDRSQFIIITHNKKTMAIADMLFGVSMEEKGVSKLLSMQFSTNKKAKPILVGA is encoded by the coding sequence TTGAGCTTAAAAAGAATTGAAATAAGTGGATTTAAATCTTTTGCTGATAAAACAGTTATTGACTTTTCAGAAGGTGTTACGGCAATAGTTGGTCCAAATGGATGTGGCAAGTCAAACATAGCAGATGCTTTTCGTTGGGTTTTAGGAGAGCAATCAGCTAAATCTCTACGTGGAAATAAGCTCGATATAATTTTTGCTGGCACATCTCAAAGAAAGCTTCTAAATTATGCTGAAGTATCTATCACTTTATCCAATGAAGATGGCAAACTGCCAAGTGATTATTCTGAAATAACTGTCACACGTAAAGTTTATCGTAACGGAGACAGTGAATATTTAATCAACAAAAATCAAGTACGTTTAAAAGATGTGCAAAATCTATTTTTAGATTCAGGGATTGGCAAAACGGCATTTTCTATTTTTGAACAAGGCAAAATTGATCAAGTCATTCATTATAGTCCTTTAGAAAGAAGAGCTATATTTGAAGAAGCGGCTGGAATATTGCGATTTTTACAAAGGAAAAAGGAGGCTTTAGCAAAGCTTGAACAAGCAGATTTAAACTTAGATCGGGTAAAAGATATCCACGTAGAAGTTGAAAAGCAAATGGTAACTTTGGAAAAGCAAGCGTCTAAAGCTATAGAATTTAAAGAAGCTAAACAAGAATTAGAATGGTTAGAAATAAGCTTGCTTGTGGCTAAGTTTGACAATTCTGAAAAGAAAATAGCTTCTTTAGAAAATAAGAAAAAAGCACATGAAAAAGAAGTCTCCATGACCCAAGATGCTATTGTTTTAGCAAAAAAAGTGCAATTAGAGGAAAAAGAAAAATTAGCTAGTTTAGAAGATCAATATCAAAAAATTCAACAAAAAGTCTTTCAATCACAAAGTTCTAAAGAAATCTCCATTCGTGAAAATAAAATTTCAGAAAATCAATTAAAAGAGATTATCAATCAAGAAAAAAAATGTGAAATCGATTTAAAAAACCTTGAAATACAAGAGAGAACTTGGAAAAAAGAATTAGAGGATCTGCATAAAAAACAAAAAAATTTTGAAGAGGAAATCTGTAAACTTGAAAATAGTAATAAAGATCAAAAAGCAATTGTTAATAGCTTAGATAGCAGTATAACCCAACTTAGAAAAGAACAGCAAAACTATCAACAACAATTATTTCGATGCACACAAGAAGTAAGTAAATATGAGAGTGAACTTCGTCAAATAGGAATTAGATTAGACAACGTTGCTGAAAAAAGAAAAAGTCATATTGATAAGCAATCAAAAATTACTAACTTATCAGAGGAATTATCTAAAGATTTAACTAACCAGCAAACAACTCTCAAAAGCCTTTCTCAAACCATTGATGAAAAAAAAATTATTCTTAAAAGTTTAGACGACCAATTATCAGAGGCGACTACATTCATTCAAGAGCAGCAAAGGTTAAGTCAGGCATTAACTTCATCGATTACGGAACAGAAATCTCGACAAAAGGTTTTACTAAAGTTAAAACAAGAATTAGAAGGTTTTTCTGTCGGATCAAAAAAAATAATTCAGGCTTCAAAAGATTCTAAAAACACTCTTTTTGAAAAAGTATTTCCTTTATATGAATGTATTCAATCCAAAAAAAAGGGGGAGCAACTTTTAGCTACAGCTCTAAAAAATTATACTCAGACTTTAGTAGTACAAACAAAAGAACACTTAGAAGAAGTCATAGAATTTGCAAAAAAAAATGGCTGTAAAGAGTATTCATTGCTTTGTTTAGACTTATTGGTAAAAAAAACAACTGTGTCTAGTGAAAATTCTTTAAAATCTTACATTAAAAGTAAAAATTGTCCTCATTTTTTTAATGACATTACGATATTTCATTCTCTTGTTGAAGCTTTAAATCAAAAAAATTGTGATTTTGTAACCGAAGATGGTTTTAATTGTGATTCTAAGGGATTTTTATTCTTTTGTGAACAATCTGAAAACAATGTTTTTACAAGAGAAGTTGAGCTTCAAGAGTTAGAAGAAGAAATTATAAAGCATGAGGCAAACCGAAAAACAATTGAAGAACTTTTAGCCAAAGCTATAAAAAACAAAACTGTACAACAAAATAACCGAAGTGAGCTGGATCGGGAAATACGCAAAATTGAGATGAAATTAATAGAATCTAATTTTGGCGTACAAAGATGTCAAGCCGACCTTGAAAAAGCAAAAAAAGATTTAGAACTTTTAAAAGAAGAACAAATCTCCATTTTAAAAACAGAAAATACCTATATTGAAGAAAAAAAACAAATTGAGCAATTACTCGAAAAAGCTAAAAAAACAAAAGAAGAAGAACAAAAAAAATTCTCTATTTTTTCTAAAAATTTAGAGGAAAATTCATCACATCTAAAACTTGAGCAAAAGAAATTACAAGAAAAAAGTGGAATTTATTATCGAACTTTAGAAGAAAGTAAAAAAAATCAACACGCTATTCATATTTTAAAAATTAAAGGAGAAGAAAATAGTCGTCTGCAAGAGCGTTTAAAGAAGGAAAAGATGCAGATGGAAGAAGCTTTAGTTGCAATTAAAATTAAGAAAAAAAATTGCGATGAAACGATCATTACCATTGAAAATGAACTAAATCAAACTAAGCAAGAATTAGAAGCAATTTTAGAGCAAATTAAGTTTTTAAAAAATAGTAGTGAAAAGGTTCAAAAAAACTTAGAAATTTACTATGACAAACAGAGAAAAGAGGAACAGGAATTAAATCAAACGCAACAGTCTATAAGTCATCTTTTAAGCCAGATAGCCCAATTTAAAGAGGACTTAAAAGAAAGGTATCACATCAAAGAAGAAGAGTTCCAAGAACCAAAATATCGATTAGAAAAATCGATCGAAGTTACAGAAAAAATCGTTCGGCAGTTACGTCAAAAAATTGATGAAGCTAAAGATATTAATATGACTTCGATTGAAGAGTACGATAGTTATCGAGAAAGACATCAATTTTTAAAAAACCAAGTTGAAGATTTAAATAATTCAAAGCAAGAGATTGTAAAAGTAATCGCACAACTAGACACAGAAAGTCGTAAAATTTTTAAACAAACTTTTTTTACTATAAGAGAAAATTTTCAAAAGAACTTTAAAATCTTATTTAATGGGGGAGAAGCTGATCTACAATTTATTGAATCAAATGATGTATTAGAAGCTGGTATTGAAATAATCGCCAAACCACCTGGTAAACAGATGCGATCTATTCAATTATTGTCTGGGGGTGAAAAGTGTCTAACTGCTATGGCGTTATTGTTTGCAATATTTGAAGTTAAATCATCTCCCTTTTGCCTTTTAGATGAAATTGATGCCCCTTTAGATGATGCGAATGTTGAAAGGTTTACAAAGGTTGTCAGGCAATTTATAGACAGGTCCCAATTTATCATAATTACACATAACAAAAAAACTATGGCAATAGCCGATATGCTTTTTGGTGTTTCCATGGAAGAAAAGGGTGTTTCTAAGTTGCTTTCAATGCAGTTTTCCACTAATAAAAAAGCAAAACCAATATTAGTCGGAGCTTAA
- the ald gene encoding Alanine dehydrogenase, with translation MIIGIPKEVKNHEYRVGATPSIVRELKKDGHTIIVQSDAGKEIGFLDEEYIQAGALIVSTIQEVYSQAEMIVKVKEPQLQECSLLKEGQILFGYLHLAPDPVQTKHLIEKKVIAIAYETVTDSRGRLPLLLPMSEIAGRVSVQAATYYLQLNNEGKGILLGGVNGVAPAKVVIIGAGAAGTEAARMAAGLGAEVYLLDNDLNKLKELDLTFSPRIRTIFSTSASIEHFISLADVVIGSVLIPGKLAPKLITRQMIKKMKYKSVFVDISIDQGGCSETSRPTTHSNPIYEEEGVIHYCVTNMPSACARTATEALTNATFRYVKKLAKLGFKQALKQDSGLLEGLNVCFGNITNRHVAEDLGLRYTSPETLLI, from the coding sequence ATGATTATAGGTATCCCTAAAGAAGTTAAAAATCATGAATATCGTGTAGGCGCAACTCCAAGTATTGTAAGAGAACTGAAAAAGGATGGGCATACTATAATTGTGCAAAGTGATGCTGGTAAAGAAATTGGCTTTCTTGACGAAGAGTACATTCAGGCAGGGGCTTTAATTGTTTCGACAATTCAAGAAGTGTATTCACAAGCTGAAATGATTGTAAAAGTAAAAGAACCACAACTTCAGGAGTGCTCTCTTTTAAAAGAAGGACAAATACTTTTTGGCTATCTTCATTTAGCGCCAGATCCAGTCCAAACAAAACACTTAATTGAAAAAAAGGTAATAGCTATTGCTTATGAGACCGTAACTGATTCCAGAGGAAGACTTCCTTTGCTACTTCCAATGAGCGAAATTGCAGGGCGGGTTTCGGTGCAGGCAGCTACTTATTATTTACAACTAAATAATGAGGGCAAAGGAATTTTATTAGGTGGGGTTAATGGAGTTGCACCAGCTAAGGTTGTGATTATTGGTGCAGGAGCTGCCGGAACCGAAGCTGCTAGAATGGCAGCAGGACTCGGCGCTGAGGTTTATTTGTTAGATAATGATTTAAATAAATTAAAAGAATTGGATTTAACTTTTTCTCCTCGGATTCGAACCATTTTTTCAACAAGCGCCTCTATTGAACATTTCATTTCATTAGCAGATGTTGTGATAGGTTCGGTTTTAATTCCTGGAAAACTCGCTCCCAAGCTGATTACAAGGCAAATGATCAAAAAGATGAAATATAAATCCGTTTTTGTGGACATTTCTATAGATCAAGGAGGTTGTTCTGAAACATCTCGCCCGACAACACACTCAAACCCAATTTACGAAGAAGAGGGTGTAATCCATTATTGCGTAACCAATATGCCATCAGCTTGTGCTAGGACTGCAACGGAAGCATTAACAAATGCGACATTTAGGTATGTTAAAAAACTCGCAAAACTAGGGTTTAAGCAAGCGTTAAAACAAGATAGTGGTTTGCTTGAAGGACTAAATGTATGTTTTGGTAATATTACAAATAGGCATGTTGCTGAAGATTTAGGGCTTAGGTATACTTCTCCTGAAACCTTATTAATTTAA
- the dnaK_3 gene encoding Heat shock protein 70 encodes MPYIIGIDLGTTNSCLAYVDLKHPSLSINYFKIPQLTNVGTIESLSTLPSFIYLSAEGEWPKGTLNLPWNKNNKAIVGSFALKAGAKIPSRMIQSAKSWLCHSAANRKDKILPFNPDFLGEKKSPIEATTEYLNHLRNAWNYGMGRKNVEDEFEEQTIILTVPASFDEVSRTLTVEAAKKAGFKNLTLLEEPQAAFYAWLSQNNFLKTFKENDTILVCDVGGGTTDFSLIEVKKDKDQLTFSRMAVGDHLLLGGDNIDDALTHLIEQKILEKGHAEFTSTQWQKIRSTARFAKEALLDNSLDEYKVIIQGTGSKVIEGSITLVLQAQEVKDFVLKGFFGTYSLEEALQLKKTFGLKKMGLPFEEEPSITKHLAKFLSTALRQGQAPNYVLFNGGSMKPKAFQEAILNNLRLWFPDTVIQSLESVSLDLAVSRGAAYYGKAKRGFGTKIEGGIARSFYVEVKTNDTDTKLLCVLQRGAEEGSTFEMAQDFWISPNTPVAFKLYSSHVRLSDTFEQLVDFDPLEIQQLPPIHTILRFGKDVKASKEPVPVKLQVVLTAIGTIELWLHSQKTNHRWLLEFQLKSSEGLDDAINTVQDKRKEETFDAQELDKTLQLIKTFFTEDTSLKPSILMDQLENSIGLKRNDWPLSVLRAIAKELLDLSHVRKKTNEHEIRWWNLMGFSLRPGYGYPLDDYKMKDFWKIILGELPFNPKKNNVNIHKWICLRRVAGGFSKGQQTQLANEILSSFLQKNGKIEIQNKEEYQYVEKLRLIGSFELLETSLKVKLGNALMERFKKQGVLKGEDWAFARLGNRHLLYGTYSNLIPAKHCEEWIKALLDANKVSQEQKFFLISSIGRKIEEKEWNISKGLVNEIIQFFEQSEYYSPLKKNLEEVQKFTEEEADVMLGDHVPVGLTLQT; translated from the coding sequence ATGCCTTACATTATCGGAATTGATCTTGGAACTACAAATAGTTGTTTAGCTTACGTTGATTTGAAACACCCCTCTTTATCGATCAATTATTTTAAAATACCTCAATTGACTAATGTAGGCACTATAGAGAGTTTAAGCACTTTGCCTTCTTTTATATATTTATCTGCAGAAGGAGAATGGCCGAAAGGAACACTAAATTTACCTTGGAATAAAAATAATAAAGCCATCGTTGGTTCCTTTGCCTTAAAAGCTGGTGCTAAAATTCCATCAAGAATGATCCAATCGGCAAAAAGTTGGCTTTGTCATTCAGCAGCTAATAGAAAAGACAAAATTCTTCCCTTCAATCCTGATTTTTTGGGAGAGAAAAAAAGTCCAATTGAGGCTACAACAGAATATCTTAATCATCTTCGTAATGCATGGAATTATGGAATGGGGAGAAAAAATGTTGAAGATGAGTTTGAGGAGCAAACGATCATTTTAACAGTGCCGGCCTCTTTTGATGAAGTCTCAAGGACTTTGACAGTAGAGGCTGCTAAAAAAGCCGGATTTAAAAATTTAACGCTTCTTGAAGAGCCTCAAGCGGCTTTTTACGCTTGGCTATCCCAAAATAATTTTCTTAAAACGTTTAAAGAAAACGATACCATTTTAGTTTGTGATGTAGGAGGAGGTACCACCGATTTTAGCTTAATTGAAGTAAAAAAAGATAAAGATCAGTTGACGTTTAGTCGAATGGCTGTCGGTGATCACTTATTATTAGGTGGGGATAATATAGATGATGCCTTGACTCACTTAATTGAGCAAAAAATCCTTGAAAAAGGACATGCAGAGTTTACCTCAACACAATGGCAAAAAATTCGTTCTACAGCCCGTTTTGCTAAAGAAGCATTATTAGATAATAGTTTAGACGAATACAAAGTCATTATCCAAGGCACAGGTTCAAAAGTTATTGAAGGAAGTATTACCTTAGTTCTTCAAGCCCAAGAAGTGAAAGATTTTGTGCTAAAAGGTTTTTTTGGAACTTATAGCTTAGAAGAAGCTTTACAATTAAAAAAAACATTTGGCTTAAAAAAAATGGGACTTCCTTTTGAGGAGGAGCCTTCCATTACAAAACATTTAGCCAAGTTTTTGTCGACAGCTTTAAGACAGGGTCAAGCTCCCAATTATGTATTGTTCAATGGCGGTTCCATGAAACCAAAAGCTTTTCAAGAAGCTATTCTAAATAATTTACGCCTTTGGTTTCCCGACACTGTTATACAAAGCCTAGAGTCTGTAAGTTTAGACTTAGCCGTCAGCCGAGGGGCAGCTTACTATGGAAAAGCAAAAAGAGGGTTTGGTACTAAAATAGAAGGGGGGATAGCTCGAAGTTTTTATGTAGAAGTAAAAACAAACGATACTGACACCAAACTTTTATGTGTTTTACAAAGGGGAGCAGAAGAGGGCTCAACTTTCGAAATGGCTCAAGATTTTTGGATTTCCCCCAATACGCCAGTAGCTTTTAAGCTTTATAGTTCCCATGTTCGTTTAAGTGATACATTTGAACAACTAGTTGATTTTGATCCATTAGAAATACAGCAATTGCCACCCATCCACACAATTTTGCGTTTTGGAAAAGATGTAAAAGCTTCTAAAGAACCGGTGCCTGTCAAATTACAAGTTGTACTAACTGCTATTGGCACAATTGAATTATGGCTACATTCACAAAAAACAAACCATCGCTGGCTTTTAGAATTTCAATTAAAAAGTTCAGAAGGTCTAGACGATGCTATAAATACCGTACAAGATAAGCGAAAAGAAGAAACTTTTGATGCTCAAGAATTAGATAAAACATTGCAACTTATTAAAACCTTTTTCACGGAAGATACTTCATTAAAACCATCTATTTTAATGGATCAATTAGAAAATAGTATCGGGTTGAAACGCAATGATTGGCCTTTAAGTGTATTAAGAGCTATAGCTAAAGAATTATTAGACTTATCCCATGTTCGTAAAAAAACAAATGAACACGAAATTCGTTGGTGGAATTTAATGGGTTTTTCTCTAAGGCCCGGCTACGGTTACCCATTAGATGATTATAAGATGAAAGATTTTTGGAAGATTATCTTGGGAGAATTGCCATTTAATCCCAAAAAAAACAATGTAAATATTCATAAGTGGATTTGCTTAAGAAGAGTGGCAGGTGGTTTTTCAAAAGGTCAACAAACGCAATTGGCCAATGAGATTCTTTCCTCTTTTTTGCAAAAAAATGGAAAAATTGAAATCCAAAATAAAGAAGAATATCAATATGTTGAAAAATTGCGTCTAATTGGTTCATTTGAATTGTTAGAAACATCCCTTAAGGTAAAACTTGGAAACGCTTTAATGGAACGATTTAAAAAACAAGGAGTATTAAAAGGGGAAGATTGGGCTTTCGCAAGACTTGGAAATAGACATTTATTATATGGCACCTATTCTAATCTAATTCCTGCAAAACATTGTGAAGAATGGATTAAAGCTCTTTTAGATGCTAATAAAGTATCCCAAGAACAAAAATTCTTTCTCATATCTTCTATAGGGCGAAAAATAGAAGAAAAGGAGTGGAACATCAGTAAGGGCTTGGTAAACGAAATTATCCAATTTTTTGAACAGTCTGAATATTATAGTCCGCTAAAGAAAAACTTAGAAGAAGTGCAAAAGTTTACCGAAGAAGAAGCAGATGTTATGTTAGGAGATCATGTTCCGGTAGGGTTGACTTTACAAACTTAA